In Halovivax gelatinilyticus, the following are encoded in one genomic region:
- a CDS encoding helix-turn-helix transcriptional regulator, with product MDGTPDDIEFLVASDHRVAVLDTLASGPNDRDALRSATGASSPTMSRILTDFENRNWVEREDRRYQLTGLGEFVADRLREFVDAMSIEYQLRDVWRWLPHELDGFSVDLFTDVTVTRPTAGHPDTSTTRRIELITETSTWRGVGVAMLGLRTLETSFDRFLDQHDEFHCEYIYPPEVFDELLSWGDTETIMKAADSDSYTVLLHENLPMEDRYEISLFDDCVTICCYDHEKGGLQALIETTSSDMRAWAESYYDQFRAEAQPLRDAYERGSLQSLE from the coding sequence ATGGATGGGACACCCGACGACATCGAATTTCTCGTCGCGTCGGACCACCGGGTCGCCGTGCTAGACACGCTGGCCTCGGGTCCGAATGACCGCGACGCATTGCGATCCGCGACGGGGGCTTCGTCGCCAACCATGAGCCGAATTCTCACCGACTTCGAGAATCGCAATTGGGTCGAACGGGAGGACCGGAGGTACCAGCTGACCGGTCTGGGCGAGTTCGTTGCCGATCGACTAAGGGAGTTTGTGGACGCGATGTCGATTGAGTACCAACTTCGTGACGTCTGGCGGTGGTTACCTCATGAATTAGATGGGTTCAGCGTCGATCTGTTTACGGATGTAACGGTCACTCGCCCGACTGCCGGACACCCCGATACATCCACTACACGCCGTATCGAGTTGATCACGGAGACATCTACGTGGCGCGGTGTTGGCGTGGCAATGTTGGGGTTACGGACGCTAGAGACCTCGTTCGATCGGTTCCTCGACCAGCATGATGAGTTCCACTGTGAGTACATCTACCCGCCCGAAGTGTTCGATGAACTCCTATCGTGGGGAGACACGGAAACGATCATGAAGGCAGCCGACAGCGACAGCTACACCGTCTTGTTGCACGAGAACCTGCCGATGGAAGATCGGTACGAAATCTCTCTCTTCGACGATTGCGTGACCATCTGTTGTTACGATCACGAGAAGGGAGGATTACAGGCGCTCATCGAGACGACCAGTAGCGACATGCGAGCGTGGGCGGAGTCGTACTACGATCAGTTCCGTGCAGAAGCGCAGCCGCTCAGGGACGCATACGAACGCGGTTCACTGCAGTCGCTCGAATAG
- a CDS encoding TIGR04347 family pseudo-SAM/SPASM protein, with translation MISISKLLCNGTAEGDGLRYDAADESTKPQITRRKQRRPVVVWNATRQCNLSCIHCYAGADLDPAPGEFSTVEAKRFLDQLADFDVPVVLFSGGEPLVRSDLEELIAYAADIGVRPVLSTNGTLITPERAADLRDAGLAYAGISVDGLPERNDRFRGEEGAFDAAVRGIEACLDAGLKTGLRYTITAANAPDLEGVVDLLVDVGLDRFCFYHLDYGGRGAEIVDQDLAPAEKREAVRRLCEMTIEYHDRGEEIETLLVGNYADAGFLVEYAREQFGRDRAEAVYDYLERNGGDPTGERIADVDYAGNVHPTQFWQGYSLGNVRDRPFGEIWSDESNPLLSALRSREEHLTGKCADCRYQSICRGASRLRALTVEDDLFAPDPQCYLTDTEIRAGSVAPGGTAD, from the coding sequence ATGATCTCGATCAGTAAGTTGCTCTGTAACGGTACGGCCGAGGGCGACGGATTGCGCTACGACGCCGCCGACGAGTCGACGAAACCGCAGATCACGCGGCGAAAACAGCGCCGACCGGTGGTCGTCTGGAACGCGACGCGTCAGTGTAACCTCTCGTGCATCCACTGCTACGCGGGCGCCGATCTCGATCCGGCACCGGGCGAGTTCTCGACGGTCGAAGCGAAGCGATTTCTCGATCAGCTGGCCGACTTCGACGTTCCGGTCGTCCTCTTCTCCGGCGGCGAACCCCTCGTCCGGAGCGATCTCGAGGAGCTGATCGCCTACGCGGCGGACATCGGCGTGCGACCCGTCCTCTCGACGAACGGCACGCTCATCACGCCCGAGCGGGCGGCCGATCTCCGCGACGCCGGGCTGGCGTACGCCGGCATCTCCGTCGACGGACTCCCGGAGCGAAACGATCGCTTCCGCGGCGAGGAGGGCGCGTTCGACGCCGCCGTTCGCGGCATCGAAGCCTGTCTCGACGCCGGCCTGAAAACCGGGCTGCGCTACACCATCACCGCCGCGAACGCGCCGGATCTCGAGGGCGTCGTCGACCTCCTCGTCGACGTCGGACTCGATCGATTTTGCTTCTACCACTTAGACTACGGCGGCCGCGGTGCCGAGATCGTCGATCAGGACCTCGCGCCGGCCGAAAAACGCGAGGCGGTTCGTCGACTCTGCGAGATGACGATCGAGTACCACGACCGCGGCGAGGAGATCGAGACGCTGCTTGTCGGCAACTACGCCGACGCCGGCTTTCTCGTCGAGTATGCCCGCGAGCAGTTCGGACGCGATCGAGCGGAAGCCGTCTACGACTACCTCGAACGCAACGGCGGCGACCCGACGGGCGAACGCATCGCCGACGTCGACTACGCCGGCAACGTCCACCCGACGCAGTTCTGGCAGGGCTACAGCCTCGGCAACGTCCGCGACCGCCCGTTCGGCGAGATCTGGAGCGACGAGTCGAATCCGCTGCTCTCGGCGTTACGATCCCGCGAGGAGCATCTGACGGGAAAATGCGCAGACTGTCGCTACCAGTCGATCTGTCGCGGCGCGTCCCGGCTACGCGCGTTGACGGTCGAAGACGACCTGTTCGCGCCCGACCCGCAGTGTTATCTCACCGACACGGAGATCAGAGCCGGTTCGGTCGCGCCAGGTGGAACGGCCGACTGA
- a CDS encoding FAD-binding oxidoreductase — protein MGSDAENGDHIDVFKSGFLGDLIRPEDSGYDDARTVWNGMIDKRPDLVAQCRDVADVISAVEFAREQDLLVAVRGGGHNAAGLGTCDDGIVIDCSPMNWVDVDPDIRRVRVGGGATWRDVDHATQAFGLAVPGGVVSHTGVAGLTLGGGYGHLRRTYGLTCDNLVSVDLVTADGRFLTASEDEHPDLFWAVRGGGGAFGIVTAFEFEAHPIGTELATVETWHPIEDAAEAFKVWRDFVETAPRTVSGEAIIWGVPEDPHFPEEYHDDPVAIITAVHAGDTEEGEELLRPLREFGSPLFDFSGRTRYLDLQRGFDPFFPAHEHRYYQGSVYLDSLDDEVITEIVEREPSRPDPRILYYVWNLGGAITDVPEHATAFNGREHPYLLAIDCKWDDPEADEAILDWARSFQRDMHSHSPGESYQNFPGLGENEDGEPERSPRRDETADRLVELKDRYDPMNVFSRNHGVTPSEPPRTDGGAGDE, from the coding sequence ATGGGATCTGACGCAGAAAACGGTGATCACATCGATGTATTTAAATCGGGATTTCTCGGCGACTTGATCCGCCCCGAGGATTCCGGCTACGACGACGCTCGCACAGTCTGGAACGGGATGATCGACAAACGTCCTGACCTGGTCGCTCAATGCCGGGACGTCGCTGACGTTATCAGCGCGGTCGAGTTCGCCCGCGAGCAGGACCTGCTCGTTGCCGTCCGCGGTGGGGGACACAACGCTGCTGGTCTCGGAACGTGTGACGACGGGATCGTCATCGACTGTTCCCCGATGAACTGGGTTGACGTGGACCCAGACATCCGGCGCGTTCGCGTCGGCGGCGGTGCCACCTGGCGCGACGTCGATCACGCGACCCAGGCGTTCGGACTCGCAGTTCCAGGTGGGGTCGTTTCCCACACTGGTGTCGCAGGTCTCACGCTCGGTGGCGGATACGGCCACCTCCGGCGAACGTACGGGTTGACCTGCGACAATCTCGTCTCGGTCGATCTGGTCACCGCCGACGGACGCTTCCTCACCGCCAGCGAGGATGAGCATCCGGACCTTTTCTGGGCGGTCCGCGGGGGCGGCGGTGCATTCGGCATCGTGACTGCCTTCGAGTTCGAGGCACACCCGATCGGGACCGAACTGGCCACGGTGGAGACGTGGCACCCCATCGAGGATGCGGCGGAGGCATTCAAGGTCTGGCGCGACTTCGTCGAGACCGCGCCGCGAACGGTCAGTGGGGAGGCGATCATCTGGGGCGTACCGGAAGACCCCCACTTCCCGGAGGAGTACCACGACGACCCGGTCGCCATCATCACCGCCGTCCACGCTGGCGACACCGAGGAAGGTGAGGAACTCCTCCGGCCACTTCGCGAGTTCGGGTCGCCGCTGTTCGACTTCAGTGGCCGGACCCGGTACCTCGACCTCCAGCGGGGGTTCGACCCGTTCTTCCCGGCCCACGAGCACCGCTACTACCAGGGATCGGTCTACCTCGATTCGCTGGACGACGAGGTCATCACGGAGATCGTCGAGCGTGAGCCGTCGCGGCCTGACCCTCGGATACTCTACTACGTGTGGAACCTGGGTGGGGCGATCACCGACGTTCCGGAACACGCCACGGCGTTCAACGGCCGAGAGCACCCGTACCTTCTCGCCATCGACTGCAAGTGGGACGACCCCGAGGCTGACGAGGCGATTCTCGATTGGGCGCGTTCCTTCCAGCGGGACATGCACTCCCACTCCCCGGGTGAGAGCTACCAAAACTTCCCTGGACTGGGCGAGAACGAGGACGGCGAACCCGAGCGATCACCGCGACGCGACGAGACGGCCGACCGGTTAGTCGAGCTGAAGGACAGATACGATCCGATGAACGTGTTCAGCCGCAATCACGGCGTCACGCCGTCCGAACCGCCACGGACTGACGGAGGAGCGGGCGATGAGTGA
- a CDS encoding rhodanese-like domain-containing protein yields the protein MSETVNHRSSQTEPARHENAIQTRYDELVRAAEATVKVYTPAEAIDLAGEAGILFVDVRDAVELSEGKVSGAIHVSRGRLESHLTPENPRYVDDLDDAAEIIFYCAGGARSALAAQRAQELGFDRVGHLAGGISAWKDAGGPMQVIEDRC from the coding sequence ATGAGTGAGACCGTCAACCACCGGTCCTCCCAGACAGAGCCGGCCAGGCACGAGAACGCTATCCAGACCAGATACGACGAGTTAGTTCGCGCGGCCGAGGCCACCGTCAAGGTGTATACGCCAGCTGAAGCGATCGATCTGGCTGGCGAAGCTGGAATCCTCTTCGTCGATGTCCGCGACGCTGTCGAGCTATCTGAAGGGAAAGTCTCCGGAGCCATCCACGTGTCCAGGGGACGGTTGGAGTCACATCTGACCCCCGAGAATCCACGGTACGTGGATGACCTCGACGACGCGGCCGAGATCATCTTCTACTGTGCGGGAGGTGCACGCTCGGCGCTGGCTGCACAGCGGGCGCAGGAACTGGGATTCGACCGCGTCGGACACCTCGCCGGTGGGATCTCCGCATGGAAGGACGCTGGTGGACCGATGCAAGTGATCGAAGACCGTTGCTGA
- a CDS encoding GNAT family N-acetyltransferase, with protein MFPDHIETARLDLERISHDSVDVFELHELYSNGDDTEEMFEYWDSSPHETVKETYDYVDEAERLWDELAGVKYLIRPKDGEDGAGVIAGTTRMYPNWKKRSAKLGILLGKRFWGRGYSGERADAMLSVAFDRLDLELVVAVYIDGNEKSRRAINRYVERYGGQYEGLLRNWLPVDETVVDAHRYSISREEYLAMAQC; from the coding sequence ATGTTTCCCGACCACATCGAGACGGCCCGACTCGACCTCGAACGGATTTCGCACGACTCCGTCGATGTATTCGAGCTTCACGAACTCTACTCCAATGGAGACGATACGGAGGAAATGTTCGAGTACTGGGATTCGTCTCCCCACGAGACGGTGAAAGAGACCTACGACTACGTGGATGAGGCCGAACGACTGTGGGACGAGCTAGCGGGTGTGAAATACCTGATTCGACCGAAAGACGGAGAAGACGGGGCAGGCGTAATCGCTGGAACGACAAGGATGTATCCAAATTGGAAAAAGCGGTCCGCCAAGCTTGGGATTCTTCTCGGCAAGCGGTTTTGGGGCCGCGGATACTCCGGTGAACGAGCTGATGCCATGCTGTCCGTCGCATTCGATCGACTCGATCTTGAACTCGTCGTCGCCGTCTACATCGACGGGAACGAAAAGTCTCGACGGGCGATCAACAGGTACGTCGAACGGTATGGTGGCCAATACGAGGGATTGCTGCGAAATTGGCTTCCGGTGGACGAAACCGTTGTTGATGCCCATCGATACTCGATTTCACGTGAAGAATACCTTGCGATGGCCCAATGCTGA